A single region of the Changchengzhania lutea genome encodes:
- a CDS encoding lysylphosphatidylglycerol synthase transmembrane domain-containing protein has translation MKPQTRKILTIILPLLLGVFLVWYSLSKVSVEELLVYLKKSDYKYIIMGMFLGLLSHLSRAYRWRFQLEPMGYNIRFGNSVMAVFATYLINYTIPRAGEVARASILTNYEGVPFEKGIGTIVAERIADVIVMFGIILITLFLQFDFIYGFLVDTFDPIKIIIGISILAILVLLFSRFIKNSDSKIAIKIRNFISGLVEGALSIFKMKKKWAFIFHTLFIWAMYLLMFYVTSFAIEDLEGISAGAILIGFISASFSIAATNGGIGSYPLAIYAAFSIFGIAEEPSIAFGWIMWGSQTLMIIIFGGLSLIYLPIYNRKKGSQKK, from the coding sequence TTGAAACCACAAACAAGAAAAATACTTACCATTATACTCCCACTGTTGTTGGGAGTTTTTTTGGTCTGGTATTCGCTATCCAAGGTTTCAGTTGAAGAGTTATTGGTCTATCTTAAAAAATCCGATTATAAGTATATTATAATGGGTATGTTCCTGGGTTTGCTAAGTCATTTATCACGGGCATACCGCTGGCGTTTTCAGTTGGAGCCTATGGGTTACAACATCAGATTTGGTAATAGTGTCATGGCTGTTTTTGCTACCTATTTAATTAATTATACCATTCCCCGAGCAGGTGAAGTAGCCAGAGCATCCATTCTTACTAATTATGAAGGCGTCCCTTTTGAAAAGGGCATTGGGACTATTGTTGCAGAGCGTATTGCAGATGTTATTGTCATGTTTGGCATTATTTTAATAACCCTTTTTTTACAGTTTGATTTTATTTATGGCTTTCTTGTAGATACTTTTGATCCCATTAAAATAATCATTGGGATTTCAATACTTGCGATATTAGTCCTTTTATTTTCAAGATTTATAAAGAATAGTGATTCTAAGATTGCAATAAAAATCAGAAATTTTATTAGTGGTTTGGTAGAGGGTGCTTTGAGCATTTTTAAGATGAAAAAGAAATGGGCATTCATTTTTCACACCCTATTTATTTGGGCTATGTACTTACTTATGTTTTATGTCACTTCCTTTGCCATTGAAGATTTAGAAGGAATTTCAGCAGGTGCTATTTTAATAGGTTTTATATCTGCCAGTTTTAGTATTGCCGCTACAAATGGTGGTATTGGCTCTTATCCTTTAGCTATTTATGCCGCATTTTCTATTTTTGGAATTGCTGAAGAACCGAGTATTGCCTTTGGATGGATTATGTGGGGGTCACAAACTTTAATGATTATCATTTTCGGAGGCTTATCCTTAATTTATTTACCTATTTACAATCGAAAAAAGGGTTCGCAAAAAAAGTGA
- the panD gene encoding aspartate 1-decarboxylase, translating to MQIQVVKSKIHRVKCTGADLNYIGSITIDEDLMEAANIIQGEKVQIVNNDNGERLETYVIPGPRNSGEITLNGAAARKVSVGDTLILITYAFMDIEEAKVFKPSLVFPDEATNLLK from the coding sequence GCAAATTCAAGTAGTAAAATCTAAGATTCATAGAGTAAAATGTACAGGTGCCGACCTTAATTACATTGGTAGTATAACTATTGATGAAGATTTAATGGAAGCTGCCAATATTATACAAGGTGAAAAAGTTCAAATTGTTAATAATGACAATGGTGAACGTCTTGAAACTTATGTTATACCAGGGCCGCGAAACAGTGGTGAAATTACCCTAAACGGTGCTGCTGCCAGAAAAGTTTCGGTTGGCGATACCTTAATTTTAATAACCTACGCCTTCATGGATATTGAAGAGGCTAAAGTTTTTAAGCCGTCTTTGGTATTTCCAGATGAAGCCACAAACTTGTTAAAATAA